From the genome of Pseudomonas yamanorum, one region includes:
- a CDS encoding putative bifunctional diguanylate cyclase/phosphodiesterase has protein sequence MKLELKNSLSVKLLRVVLLSALAVGVVLSAAQIVFDAYKTRQAVAGDAQRILDMFRDPSTQAVYSLDREMGMQVIEGLFQDDAVRMASIGHPNETMLAEKTRDLQQSPTRWLTDLILGQERTFTTPLVGRGPYSEYYGDLSITLDTATYGKGFLVSSVIIFISGVLRALAMGLVLYLVYHWLLTKPLSRVIEHLSSINPDRPSEHKIPQLKGHEKNELGIWISTANQLLESIERNTHLRHEAENSLLRMAQYDFLTGLPNRQKLQEQLDKILTDAGRRQRRVAVLCVGLDDFKSVNEQFTYQAGDQLLLALADRLRAHSGRLGALARLGGDQFALVQADIEQPYEAAELAQSILDDLEAEFALDHEQIRLRATIGITLFPEDGDSTEKLLQKAEQTMTLAKSRSRNRYQFYIASVDSEMRRRRELEKDLRDALSREQFHLVYQPQISYLDHRVVGVEALIRWQHPEHGLVPPDLFIPLAEQNGTIIAIGEWVLDQACRQLREWHDIGFTELRMAVNLSTVQLHHAELPRVVNNLLQIYRLPPRSLELEVTETGLMEDISTAAQHLLSLRRSGALIAIDDFGTGYSSLSYLKSLPLDKIKIDKSFVQDLLDDDDDATIVRAIIQLGKSLGMQVIAEGVETAEQEAYIISEGCHEGQGYHYSKPLPARELAAYLKQAQRNNAAIL, from the coding sequence TTGAAGCTGGAACTCAAAAACAGCTTGTCGGTGAAGTTGCTACGGGTGGTGCTGCTTTCGGCATTGGCAGTGGGCGTGGTGCTGAGCGCGGCGCAGATCGTCTTTGATGCCTATAAGACGCGCCAGGCCGTGGCCGGTGATGCCCAGCGCATCCTCGACATGTTTCGCGACCCGTCGACCCAGGCCGTCTACAGCCTGGACCGGGAGATGGGGATGCAGGTCATCGAAGGTCTGTTCCAGGACGATGCCGTGCGCATGGCCTCCATCGGCCACCCCAACGAAACCATGCTCGCGGAAAAAACCCGCGACCTGCAACAATCCCCAACCCGCTGGCTGACCGACCTGATTCTGGGCCAGGAGCGCACGTTCACCACGCCACTGGTGGGGCGCGGGCCTTATAGCGAGTACTACGGCGACCTGAGCATCACCCTCGACACCGCCACCTATGGCAAAGGGTTTCTCGTCAGTTCGGTGATCATTTTCATCTCCGGGGTGCTGCGGGCCCTGGCCATGGGCCTGGTGTTGTACCTGGTCTATCACTGGCTGCTGACCAAGCCGCTGTCCCGCGTCATCGAGCACCTGAGTTCGATCAACCCCGATCGCCCCAGCGAGCACAAGATTCCGCAGCTCAAGGGCCACGAGAAAAACGAGCTGGGGATCTGGATCAGCACCGCCAACCAGTTGCTCGAATCCATCGAGCGCAACACCCACTTGCGCCACGAGGCGGAGAACAGCCTGCTGCGCATGGCCCAGTACGACTTTCTCACCGGCCTGCCGAACCGCCAGAAGTTGCAGGAGCAACTGGACAAGATCCTGACCGACGCCGGCCGCCGGCAGCGCCGTGTCGCAGTGCTGTGTGTGGGGCTGGATGACTTCAAAAGCGTCAACGAGCAGTTCACCTACCAGGCCGGCGACCAATTGCTGCTGGCCCTGGCCGACCGCCTGCGCGCCCACAGCGGCCGCCTCGGCGCCCTCGCCCGCCTGGGTGGCGACCAGTTCGCCCTGGTGCAGGCCGATATCGAGCAACCCTACGAAGCCGCCGAGCTGGCGCAAAGCATCCTCGATGACCTGGAGGCCGAATTCGCCCTCGACCACGAACAGATCCGCCTGCGTGCCACCATCGGCATCACCCTGTTCCCGGAAGACGGCGACAGCACCGAGAAGCTGCTGCAAAAAGCCGAACAGACCATGACCCTGGCCAAGAGCCGTTCGCGCAACCGCTACCAGTTCTATATCGCCAGCGTCGACAGCGAAATGCGCCGCCGCCGCGAGCTGGAAAAGGATTTGCGCGACGCCTTGAGCCGCGAGCAGTTCCACCTGGTGTACCAGCCGCAGATCAGCTATCTCGACCACCGCGTGGTGGGTGTCGAAGCCTTGATTCGCTGGCAGCACCCGGAACATGGCCTGGTGCCGCCTGACCTGTTTATCCCCCTGGCCGAACAGAACGGCACCATCATTGCCATCGGCGAATGGGTGCTGGACCAGGCCTGCCGGCAACTTCGGGAATGGCATGACATAGGCTTCACCGAGCTGCGCATGGCGGTCAACCTGTCCACCGTACAGTTGCACCACGCCGAGCTGCCACGGGTGGTCAACAACCTGCTGCAAATCTACCGCCTGCCGCCCCGTAGCCTGGAGCTGGAAGTTACCGAGACCGGCCTGATGGAAGACATCAGCACCGCCGCCCAGCACCTGCTGAGCCTGCGCCGCTCCGGGGCGTTGATTGCAATTGATGACTTCGGCACCGGCTATTCGTCCCTGAGCTATCTGAAAAGCCTGCCGCTGGACAAGATCAAGATCGACAAGAGCTTCGTCCAGGACCTGCTGGATGACGACGACGACGCGACCATCGTGCGGGCGATCATCCAGCTCGGCAAAAGCCTCGGCATGCAGGTGATCGCCGAAGGTGTGGAGACCGCCGAACAGGAGGCCTACATCATCTCCGAGGGTTGCCACGAAGGTCAGGGCTACCACTACAGCAAACCCCTGCCGGCACGGGAGTTGGCGGCCTACTTGAAACAGGCCCAACGCAATAACGCCGCCATTCTCTGA
- a CDS encoding superoxide dismutase yields the protein MAFELPPLPYAHDALQPHISKETLEYHHDKHHNTYVVNLNNLVPGTEFEGKTLEEIVKSSSGGIFNNAAQVWNHTFYWNCLAPNAGGQPTGALAEAINAAFGSFDKFKEEFTKTSVGTFGSGWGWLVKKADGSLALASTIGAGNPLTSGDTPLLTCDVWEHAYYIDYRNVRPKYVEAFWNLVNWKFVAEQFEGKTFTA from the coding sequence ATGGCTTTCGAATTGCCGCCGCTGCCCTACGCACACGATGCCCTGCAGCCGCACATTTCCAAGGAAACCTTGGAATATCACCACGACAAGCACCACAACACCTATGTCGTGAACCTGAACAACCTGGTGCCCGGCACCGAGTTCGAAGGCAAGACCCTGGAAGAAATCGTCAAGTCTTCTTCGGGCGGCATCTTCAACAACGCCGCTCAGGTCTGGAACCACACGTTCTACTGGAACTGCCTGGCGCCAAACGCCGGCGGCCAACCTACCGGCGCGCTGGCTGAAGCCATCAACGCTGCGTTCGGTTCGTTCGACAAGTTCAAGGAAGAGTTCACCAAGACTTCCGTCGGTACCTTCGGTTCCGGTTGGGGCTGGCTGGTGAAAAAGGCTGACGGTTCCCTGGCCCTGGCCAGCACCATCGGCGCCGGCAACCCGCTGACCAGCGGCGACACCCCGCTGCTGACCTGCGATGTCTGGGAACACGCTTACTACATCGACTACCGCAACGTGCGTCCAAAGTATGTGGAAGCGTTCTGGAACCTGGTCAACTGGAAGTTCGTGGCTGAGCAGTTCGAAGGCAAAACCTTCACCGCTTAA
- a CDS encoding LysE/ArgO family amino acid transporter, whose protein sequence is MWQSYTNGLLVAFGLIMAIGTQNAFVLAQSLRREHHLPVAALCVVCDAILVAAGVFGLATVLAHNPILLAVARWGGAAFLLWYGTLALRRACSKQSLGQGENLKVRSLKAVMLSALAVTLLNPHVYLDTVLLIGSLGAQQTEPGAYVAGAASASFLWFMTLALGAAWLAPWLARPATWRILDLLVAAMMFSVAYQLISAA, encoded by the coding sequence ATGTGGCAGAGCTATACGAATGGCCTGTTGGTAGCCTTTGGTTTGATCATGGCGATCGGCACCCAGAACGCGTTTGTGCTGGCGCAGAGCCTGCGGCGCGAACATCACCTGCCCGTGGCGGCATTGTGTGTGGTCTGTGACGCAATCCTGGTGGCCGCCGGCGTGTTCGGCCTGGCGACCGTGCTGGCGCATAACCCGATATTGCTGGCAGTTGCCCGTTGGGGCGGCGCGGCGTTCCTGTTGTGGTACGGCACCCTTGCCCTGCGCCGGGCCTGCTCGAAGCAGAGCCTGGGCCAGGGCGAGAACCTCAAGGTACGCTCGCTGAAGGCGGTGATGCTCAGCGCCCTGGCGGTGACGTTGCTCAATCCCCACGTGTATCTGGACACCGTTCTGTTGATCGGCTCCCTCGGCGCCCAGCAGACCGAGCCGGGCGCCTACGTGGCCGGTGCCGCCAGCGCTTCATTCCTGTGGTTCATGACCCTGGCCCTGGGCGCCGCATGGCTGGCACCGTGGCTGGCGCGCCCTGCCACCTGGCGAATTCTGGACCTGCTGGTGGCGGCCATGATGTTCAGCGTGGCCTATCAATTAATCAGCGCCGCGTAG
- a CDS encoding ACT domain-containing protein, with protein sequence MAGETALATLLRSMSPQLNDGDYVFCTLADGRIPEGCEVIGSFREQEGLTLIVERQQAERAGLAFEYVAAWITLNVHSALEAVGLTAAFATALGKAGISCNVIAGYYHDHLFVGRADAERAMKVLKQLAADAE encoded by the coding sequence ATGGCTGGCGAAACCGCCCTGGCAACCCTGCTGCGCAGCATGAGCCCACAGCTTAATGACGGTGACTACGTGTTCTGTACCCTGGCCGACGGCCGCATCCCCGAGGGTTGCGAAGTGATCGGCAGCTTCCGCGAGCAGGAAGGTCTGACGCTGATCGTCGAGCGCCAGCAGGCCGAACGGGCCGGACTGGCTTTCGAATACGTAGCGGCGTGGATCACCCTCAACGTGCATTCGGCCCTGGAAGCCGTCGGCCTGACCGCGGCCTTCGCCACCGCCCTGGGCAAGGCCGGGATCAGTTGCAACGTGATTGCCGGCTACTACCACGATCACTTGTTCGTTGGCCGCGCCGATGCCGAGCGCGCGATGAAGGTGTTAAAGCAATTGGCAGCGGACGCGGAGTAA
- a CDS encoding LysR family transcriptional regulator ArgP: MFDYKLLSALAAVVEQAGFERGAQVLGISQSAISQRIKLLEARVGQPVLVRATPPTPTEIGRRLLNHVQQVRLLERDLQSQVPALDEEGMPERLRIALNADSLATWWAEAVSDFCAEQHLLLDLVVEDQTVGLKRMRAGEVAACICASERPVAGARSLLLGAMRYRALASPAFVARHFPDGVRADQLARTPALVFGPDDFLQHRYLASLGVDGGFEHHLCPSSEGFIRLTEAGLGWGLVPELQVRDQLERGVLVELLPDKPIDVPLYWHHWRSGGQLLGLLTDHLAHTTGQWLVPLA; the protein is encoded by the coding sequence ATGTTCGACTATAAATTGCTTTCCGCCCTCGCTGCGGTGGTGGAACAGGCCGGCTTTGAGCGGGGCGCCCAGGTGCTGGGAATCTCTCAGTCGGCGATCTCCCAGCGCATCAAGCTGCTGGAAGCGCGGGTCGGCCAGCCGGTGCTGGTGCGCGCCACGCCGCCGACGCCCACCGAAATCGGCCGCCGTTTGCTCAACCACGTGCAACAGGTGCGGCTGTTGGAGCGCGACCTGCAAAGCCAAGTGCCCGCGCTGGATGAAGAGGGCATGCCCGAGCGCCTGCGCATCGCCTTGAATGCCGACAGCCTCGCCACCTGGTGGGCCGAGGCCGTCAGCGACTTCTGCGCCGAGCAACACCTGCTGCTGGATTTGGTCGTAGAAGACCAGACCGTCGGCCTCAAACGCATGCGTGCCGGCGAAGTGGCGGCGTGTATCTGCGCCAGCGAACGCCCGGTGGCCGGTGCCCGCAGCCTGTTGCTCGGTGCCATGCGCTATCGGGCGCTGGCCAGCCCGGCGTTTGTCGCACGGCACTTTCCCGATGGCGTACGCGCCGATCAACTGGCCCGCACTCCGGCGCTGGTGTTTGGCCCGGATGATTTTCTGCAGCATCGCTACCTGGCATCCCTGGGTGTCGACGGTGGTTTCGAACACCATTTATGCCCCTCGTCCGAAGGTTTTATCCGCCTGACGGAAGCTGGATTGGGCTGGGGCCTGGTGCCCGAATTGCAGGTGCGCGATCAACTGGAAAGAGGCGTGCTGGTGGAGTTATTACCAGATAAGCCGATCGATGTGCCTCTGTACTGGCATCATTGGCGCAGTGGTGGACAATTGCTGGGTCTGCTGACGGATCATCTGGCACACACAACGGGGCAATGGTTGGTGCCGTTGGCGTGA
- a CDS encoding NAD-dependent epimerase/dehydratase family protein — MKILVTGASGFIGGRFARFALEQGLDVRVNGRRAEGVEHLVRRGAEFIQGDLNDPDLVRELCRDVEAVVHCAGAVGLWGRYQDFHQGNVLVTENVVEACLKQRVGRLVHLSSPSIYFDGRDHLGLTEEQVPKRFKHPYAATKYLAEQKVFGAQEFGLEVLALRPRFVTGAGDMSIFPRLLKMQRKNRLAIVGDGLNKVDFTSVHNLNEALLSGLLATGSALGKAYNISNGAPVPVWDVVNYVMRQMDMPQVTCYRSYGLSYSVAALNEAFCAMWPGRPEPSLSRLGMQVMNKDFTLDITRARHYLDYQPKVSLWAALDEFCSWWKAQDAGLK, encoded by the coding sequence ATGAAAATTCTGGTCACCGGCGCAAGCGGCTTCATTGGCGGGCGTTTTGCGCGTTTCGCCCTGGAGCAGGGCCTGGACGTGCGGGTCAACGGGCGGCGGGCCGAAGGTGTGGAGCACCTGGTACGGCGCGGCGCCGAGTTTATCCAGGGTGATTTGAATGATCCGGACCTGGTGCGCGAGTTGTGCCGCGACGTCGAGGCCGTGGTGCATTGCGCCGGGGCCGTGGGGCTGTGGGGGCGCTATCAGGACTTCCACCAGGGCAATGTGCTGGTTACCGAAAACGTGGTGGAGGCCTGCCTCAAGCAGCGGGTGGGGCGCCTGGTGCACCTGTCGTCGCCGTCGATCTATTTCGATGGCCGCGACCACCTGGGGTTGACCGAAGAACAAGTGCCCAAGCGTTTCAAGCACCCGTATGCGGCCACCAAGTACCTGGCGGAGCAAAAGGTGTTTGGCGCCCAGGAGTTTGGCCTGGAAGTGCTGGCCCTGCGCCCGCGTTTTGTCACCGGTGCCGGCGACATGAGTATCTTCCCGCGCCTGTTGAAGATGCAGCGCAAGAACCGCCTGGCGATTGTCGGAGATGGCCTGAACAAGGTGGATTTCACCAGCGTGCACAACCTCAATGAAGCGTTGCTCAGCGGTTTGCTGGCGACGGGTTCAGCGTTGGGCAAGGCCTACAACATCAGCAACGGCGCCCCGGTGCCGGTGTGGGATGTGGTGAACTATGTGATGCGTCAAATGGACATGCCCCAGGTCACCTGTTACCGGTCCTACGGCTTGTCCTACAGTGTCGCGGCGCTCAACGAAGCCTTCTGTGCCATGTGGCCGGGGCGCCCGGAACCGTCGTTGTCACGGCTGGGCATGCAGGTCATGAACAAAGATTTCACCCTCGACATCACCCGGGCACGGCATTATCTCGACTACCAGCCCAAGGTCAGCCTGTGGGCGGCCCTTGATGAGTTCTGCAGTTGGTGGAAGGCTCAGGACGCAGGGCTTAAATAA
- a CDS encoding D-mannose isomerase, whose amino-acid sequence MTTQPLPASSWLNAPAHHAWLATEGQRLLSFAKASKLPEGFGNLDDHGVLPPDAVAETMNTARMTHSFAMAHGLGLPGYADLVEHGVAALSGPLRDARHGGWFATPNASDGNTGKAAYLHAFVALAASSAVVAGAPGAQTLLNDATHIIDQYFWSEEEGAMLESFAQDWSGVEAYRGANSNMHATEAFLALADVTGETRWLDRALRIVERIIHTHAAENRDMVIEHFDSHWQPLRGYNEDNPADGFRPYGITPGHGFEWARLVLHLEAARLDAGLATPEWLVTDAKGLFASACEYAWAVDGAPGIVYTLDWSQRPVVRERLHWTHCEASAAAQALLKRTGELHYETWYRRFWEFCESHFIDRTLGSWHHELSPKNQPSSKIWGGKPDLYHAWQSVLLPGLPLSPSMASAVAAGRYVTKW is encoded by the coding sequence ATGACCACGCAACCACTGCCTGCCAGTAGTTGGCTGAACGCTCCTGCCCATCACGCCTGGCTTGCCACTGAAGGCCAGCGCCTGCTGTCATTCGCCAAGGCTTCCAAACTGCCTGAAGGCTTCGGCAATCTCGACGATCACGGTGTTTTGCCGCCCGATGCCGTCGCCGAAACCATGAACACCGCCCGCATGACCCACAGCTTCGCCATGGCCCATGGCCTGGGCCTGCCCGGTTATGCCGACCTGGTGGAGCACGGGGTTGCGGCCCTCAGCGGCCCGCTGCGCGATGCCCGGCATGGCGGTTGGTTCGCCACGCCCAATGCCAGCGATGGCAACACCGGCAAGGCCGCCTATCTGCATGCCTTTGTCGCCCTGGCCGCCAGCTCCGCGGTAGTGGCCGGCGCGCCCGGCGCACAAACCTTGCTCAACGACGCGACCCACATCATCGACCAGTATTTCTGGAGTGAAGAGGAGGGCGCGATGCTCGAGTCCTTTGCCCAGGACTGGAGTGGTGTAGAAGCCTATCGCGGCGCCAACAGCAACATGCACGCCACCGAAGCGTTCCTGGCCCTGGCCGATGTCACCGGCGAAACCCGTTGGCTGGACCGCGCGCTGCGCATCGTCGAACGAATTATTCATACCCATGCGGCGGAAAACCGGGACATGGTCATCGAGCATTTCGACAGCCACTGGCAACCCCTGCGCGGTTACAACGAAGACAACCCGGCCGATGGTTTTCGCCCCTACGGCATCACCCCCGGCCACGGCTTCGAATGGGCGCGGCTGGTGTTGCACCTTGAGGCCGCGCGCCTGGATGCCGGGCTCGCCACCCCTGAGTGGCTGGTCACCGATGCCAAGGGCCTGTTCGCCAGCGCCTGCGAATATGCCTGGGCCGTCGACGGCGCCCCGGGCATTGTCTACACCCTCGACTGGAGCCAGCGCCCCGTGGTGCGCGAGCGCCTGCACTGGACCCATTGCGAAGCCAGCGCCGCTGCCCAGGCGCTGCTCAAGCGCACGGGCGAACTGCATTACGAAACCTGGTACCGGCGCTTCTGGGAGTTCTGTGAAAGCCATTTCATTGACCGAACCCTCGGCAGCTGGCACCACGAACTGAGCCCGAAAAACCAGCCCAGCAGCAAGATCTGGGGGGGCAAGCCGGACCTCTACCACGCTTGGCAGTCTGTCTTGTTGCCGGGTCTACCCTTGTCACCGAGCATGGCCAGTGCCGTGGCCGCCGGGCGTTATGTCACCAAGTGGTGA
- a CDS encoding ABC transporter substrate-binding protein: MKAISRLAVAISVASLFPLSAFAADSKGTVEVVHWWTSGGEKAAVDVLKAQVEKDGFTWKDGAVAGGGGSTAMTVLKSRAVAGNPPGMAQIKGPDIQEWASTGLLDTDVLKEPAKEEKWDSLLDKKVSDTVKYEGNYVAVPVNIHRVNWLWINPEVFKKAGITKNPTTLEEFYAAGDKLKAAGFIPLAHGGQPWQDSTVFEAVVLSVMGADGYKKALVDLDEKALTGPEMIKSLTELKKVATYMDADGKGQDWNLEAAKVINGKAGMQIMGDWAKSEWTAAKKVAGKDYECVAFPGTDKAFTYNIDSLAAFKQKDKGTAAGQQDIAKVVLSENFQKVFSINKGSIPVRIDMLQDMGKYGFDSCAQTAAKDFLADAKTGGLQPSMAHNMATTLAVQGAFFDVVTNYINDPKADPADTAKKLAAAIKSAK, translated from the coding sequence ATGAAAGCGATCAGTCGCCTCGCCGTAGCTATTTCCGTTGCCTCGTTGTTTCCCCTCAGTGCTTTTGCCGCCGACTCGAAAGGGACGGTTGAAGTTGTGCATTGGTGGACCTCGGGTGGCGAGAAAGCGGCAGTAGATGTCCTGAAGGCCCAAGTTGAAAAAGACGGTTTCACCTGGAAAGACGGTGCCGTCGCCGGCGGTGGTGGTTCGACTGCCATGACCGTCCTGAAAAGCCGCGCCGTTGCTGGCAACCCGCCTGGCATGGCTCAGATCAAAGGCCCCGACATCCAGGAATGGGCGTCCACCGGGCTGCTCGACACCGACGTCCTGAAGGAACCCGCCAAAGAAGAGAAGTGGGACAGCCTGCTGGACAAGAAAGTCTCCGATACCGTGAAGTACGAAGGTAACTACGTGGCCGTGCCGGTGAACATTCACCGCGTCAACTGGCTGTGGATCAACCCGGAAGTCTTCAAGAAAGCCGGTATCACCAAGAACCCGACCACCCTCGAAGAATTCTACGCAGCGGGCGACAAGCTCAAGGCCGCGGGCTTCATTCCGCTCGCCCACGGTGGCCAGCCTTGGCAGGACAGCACTGTATTCGAAGCGGTCGTGCTCTCGGTCATGGGGGCTGACGGTTACAAGAAAGCCCTGGTGGACCTCGACGAAAAAGCCCTGACCGGCCCTGAAATGATCAAGTCCCTGACCGAGCTGAAGAAAGTCGCGACCTACATGGATGCCGACGGCAAGGGCCAGGACTGGAACCTCGAAGCCGCCAAAGTCATCAACGGCAAGGCCGGCATGCAGATCATGGGTGACTGGGCCAAGAGTGAATGGACCGCCGCCAAGAAAGTCGCCGGCAAAGACTACGAGTGCGTAGCCTTCCCGGGCACCGACAAGGCCTTCACCTACAACATCGACTCCCTCGCAGCCTTCAAGCAGAAAGACAAAGGCACTGCTGCCGGTCAGCAGGACATCGCCAAGGTCGTGCTGAGCGAAAACTTCCAGAAAGTCTTCAGCATCAACAAGGGCTCGATCCCGGTTCGTATCGACATGTTGCAAGACATGGGCAAATACGGCTTCGACTCCTGCGCCCAGACTGCGGCCAAGGACTTCCTGGCGGATGCCAAGACTGGCGGCCTGCAACCAAGCATGGCCCATAACATGGCGACCACGCTGGCGGTACAAGGCGCGTTCTTTGATGTCGTGACCAACTACATCAACGACCCGAAAGCTGACCCTGCCGATACCGCGAAGAAACTCGCGGCGGCGATCAAGTCGGCCAAGTAA
- a CDS encoding carbohydrate ABC transporter permease → MSSVAVFSKASPFDALQRWLPKLVLAPSMFIVLVGFYGYILWTFVLSFTNSTFLPTYKFVGLAQYVRLFDNDRWWVASKNLAVFGGMFIGITLVIGVTLAIFLDQKIRREGFIRTIYLYPMALSMIVTGTAWKWLLNPGMGLDKLLRDWGWEGFRLDWLIDPDRVVYCLVIAAVWQASGFIMAMFLAGLRGVDQSIIRAAQIDGASMPRIYWKVVLPSLRPVFFSAVMILAHIAIKSFDLVAAMTAGGPGYSSDLPAMFMYSFTFSRGQMGMGSASAILMLGAILAIIVPYLYSELRTKRND, encoded by the coding sequence ATGAGTTCTGTTGCTGTGTTCAGCAAAGCCTCGCCGTTCGATGCACTGCAGCGCTGGCTACCCAAACTGGTGCTGGCGCCGAGCATGTTCATCGTTCTGGTGGGCTTCTATGGCTACATCCTGTGGACGTTCGTGCTGTCGTTCACTAACTCGACTTTCCTGCCAACCTATAAGTTTGTAGGCCTGGCGCAATACGTGCGCTTGTTCGACAACGACCGCTGGTGGGTCGCGAGCAAGAACCTGGCGGTGTTCGGTGGCATGTTCATCGGCATCACCCTGGTGATCGGCGTGACCCTGGCGATTTTCCTCGACCAGAAAATCCGTCGCGAAGGTTTTATCCGCACCATTTACCTGTACCCGATGGCGCTCTCGATGATCGTTACCGGTACGGCTTGGAAATGGCTGCTCAACCCGGGCATGGGCCTGGACAAATTGCTGCGAGACTGGGGCTGGGAAGGCTTTCGCCTGGACTGGCTGATCGACCCGGACCGTGTGGTGTACTGCCTGGTGATCGCCGCTGTGTGGCAAGCCTCGGGCTTCATCATGGCGATGTTCCTCGCCGGCCTGCGGGGTGTTGATCAATCGATCATCCGTGCCGCGCAGATCGACGGCGCGAGCATGCCGCGCATCTACTGGAAAGTGGTGCTGCCAAGCCTGCGTCCAGTGTTCTTCAGTGCGGTAATGATCTTGGCGCACATCGCGATCAAGAGTTTCGACCTGGTGGCGGCAATGACGGCGGGTGGTCCGGGTTACTCCTCCGACCTGCCGGCGATGTTCATGTACTCCTTCACCTTCAGCCGCGGCCAGATGGGCATGGGCTCGGCCAGTGCGATTCTGATGCTCGGTGCGATTCTCGCAATCATCGTGCCTTACCTGTACTCCGAGCTAAGGACCAAGCGTAATGACTAG
- a CDS encoding carbohydrate ABC transporter permease, whose protein sequence is MTSLAGKPAISLSRVAIYAVLILAVLLYLVPLVVMLLTSFKTPEDISTGNLLSWPTVITGIGWVKAWATVDGYFWNSIKITVPAVLISTAIGALNGYVLSMWRFRGSQLFFGLLLFGCFLPFQTVLLPASFTLGKMGLASTTTGLVFVHIVYGLAFTTLFFRNYYVSIPDALVKAARLDGAGFFTIFRLIILPMSTPIIMVCLIWQFTQIWNDFLFGVVFSSGDSQPITVALNNLVNTSTGVKEYNVDMAAAMIAGLPTLLVYVVAGKYFVRGLTAGAVKG, encoded by the coding sequence ATGACTAGTCTCGCCGGCAAACCTGCCATCAGCCTGAGCCGCGTCGCGATCTACGCGGTGCTGATCCTCGCTGTCCTGCTTTACCTGGTGCCGTTGGTGGTCATGTTGCTGACCAGCTTCAAGACCCCGGAAGACATCAGCACCGGCAACCTGCTGAGCTGGCCCACCGTGATCACCGGCATTGGCTGGGTGAAAGCCTGGGCCACGGTTGACGGCTACTTCTGGAACTCGATCAAGATCACCGTTCCGGCGGTACTGATCTCCACCGCCATCGGTGCGCTGAACGGCTACGTGCTGTCGATGTGGCGTTTCCGCGGTTCGCAGTTGTTCTTCGGCCTGTTGCTGTTCGGCTGCTTCCTGCCCTTCCAGACCGTGCTGCTGCCAGCCTCGTTCACGCTCGGCAAGATGGGCCTGGCCAGTACTACCACGGGCCTGGTGTTTGTGCACATCGTCTACGGACTGGCCTTTACTACACTGTTCTTCCGTAACTACTACGTCAGCATTCCCGATGCACTGGTGAAAGCGGCACGCCTGGATGGCGCGGGGTTCTTCACGATCTTCCGCCTGATCATCCTGCCGATGTCGACACCCATCATCATGGTGTGCCTGATCTGGCAGTTCACGCAGATCTGGAACGACTTCCTGTTCGGCGTGGTGTTCTCCAGCGGTGATTCGCAGCCCATCACGGTGGCGCTGAACAACCTGGTCAACACCAGCACCGGGGTCAAGGAATATAACGTTGATATGGCGGCGGCGATGATCGCCGGGCTGCCGACCCTGCTGGTCTATGTGGTCGCAGGCAAGTATTTCGTGCGCGGCCTGACGGCCGGCGCGGTCAAGGGGTAA